From a single Petrotoga sp. 9PW.55.5.1 genomic region:
- the upp gene encoding uracil phosphoribosyltransferase, producing the protein MNNLQVVDHPLIKHKLAIMRNKDTGPKEFRELLNEITLLLTYEAARNLPTVEVEVETPLENTKGEMVEDKKVTIVPILRAGLGMLEGVLSLVPNACVGFLGVFRDPETLNAVEYYEKFPPLTEDHQIFIVDPMLATGHSMNHAIKEVKKHGGNNITIMSLIAAPEGVEVVLDENPDVKIFTAALDRQLNEKAYILPGLGDAGDRLYRTK; encoded by the coding sequence ATGAATAACCTACAAGTTGTTGACCATCCTTTGATAAAGCATAAACTTGCTATAATGAGAAATAAAGATACCGGGCCAAAAGAGTTTAGAGAGCTATTAAATGAGATCACTCTTCTTTTAACATATGAAGCTGCAAGAAACCTTCCAACCGTTGAAGTAGAAGTTGAAACTCCTCTTGAAAATACAAAAGGAGAAATGGTTGAAGATAAGAAAGTTACTATAGTTCCTATTTTAAGAGCAGGCCTTGGAATGCTGGAAGGAGTTCTTTCCCTAGTACCAAATGCATGTGTTGGTTTTTTAGGAGTTTTTAGAGACCCTGAAACATTGAATGCTGTTGAATATTATGAGAAGTTCCCTCCTTTAACTGAAGACCACCAGATCTTTATTGTAGATCCTATGCTTGCTACTGGACATTCAATGAATCACGCTATTAAAGAGGTTAAAAAACATGGAGGAAACAATATAACAATTATGTCTCTTATAGCCGCTCCGGAAGGTGTTGAAGTTGTTTTAGATGAAAATCCTGATGTGAAAATTTTTACAGCTGCTTTGGATAGACAGTTAAATGAGAAAGCTTATATTTTACCTGGTTTAGGTGATGCCGGGGATAGGTTATATAGAACAAAATAA